The Halorhabdus sp. BNX81 genome includes a region encoding these proteins:
- the hflX gene encoding GTPase HflX: MTGTDRPTDGALVVKRVDEGSADTTEIKRLADAAGYDVLATLTQTRTEDPAYHVGEGKAAEIAEELRARDATVVIFDNQLGPYQTYNLGTEFPEGVQLLDRFRLILEIFGQRAQTRKAQLQVELAELRYELPRAEAKASLARREEHPGFMGLGEYDESREQDIKNRISRIRDELEKIERTDEHRREQRRESGFDLVALAGYTNAGKSTLLRRLAEDLDVDENEGVHPDLDETAASEDRLFTTLGTTTRRADFDRRDVLVTDTVGFISDLPHWLVESFKSTLGSVYQADLVLLVVDVGESVESIREKLVTAHDTLYERNEAPILTVLNKIDTVEAAELDRKREALSALAPNPVAVSARTGENVDALRERIDESLPALERERLVLPMTDDAMSVVSWIHDHAHVEDVDYGEEVVVEFEGRPAVVEQSRAKASDLVPAESAS; the protein is encoded by the coding sequence GTGACCGGAACAGACCGACCTACCGACGGGGCGCTCGTCGTCAAGCGGGTCGACGAGGGGTCCGCCGACACGACCGAAATCAAGCGACTCGCCGACGCCGCGGGCTACGATGTCCTGGCCACGCTCACCCAGACCCGGACCGAGGACCCCGCCTACCACGTGGGGGAGGGCAAGGCCGCCGAGATCGCCGAAGAGCTTCGCGCTCGCGACGCAACAGTCGTCATCTTCGACAACCAGCTCGGGCCCTACCAGACGTACAACCTCGGCACCGAGTTCCCCGAGGGCGTCCAACTCCTGGATCGGTTTCGGCTGATCCTCGAAATCTTCGGCCAGCGCGCCCAGACCCGGAAGGCCCAGTTGCAGGTCGAACTCGCGGAACTCCGGTACGAACTCCCGCGGGCGGAGGCCAAGGCCAGCCTCGCCCGGCGCGAGGAGCATCCGGGGTTCATGGGGCTGGGGGAGTACGACGAGAGCCGCGAGCAGGACATCAAAAACCGGATCTCCCGGATCCGCGACGAACTCGAGAAGATCGAGCGGACCGACGAACACCGTCGCGAACAGCGCCGGGAGTCGGGCTTCGATCTCGTGGCGCTTGCGGGCTACACCAACGCGGGCAAGTCGACGCTGCTCCGCCGGCTGGCGGAAGATCTGGACGTCGACGAGAACGAGGGCGTCCATCCTGACCTCGACGAAACGGCCGCGTCAGAGGATCGGCTGTTCACGACGCTGGGGACCACGACCCGCCGGGCCGACTTCGATCGCCGGGACGTGCTCGTGACCGACACGGTCGGGTTCATCTCCGACCTCCCACACTGGCTGGTTGAGTCCTTCAAGTCCACGCTGGGTTCGGTCTATCAGGCCGACCTCGTGCTGCTGGTGGTCGACGTGGGCGAGTCCGTCGAGTCGATCCGCGAGAAACTGGTCACCGCCCACGACACGCTCTACGAGCGCAACGAGGCCCCGATCCTGACCGTCCTCAACAAGATCGACACCGTCGAGGCGGCGGAACTCGACCGCAAGCGCGAGGCCCTCTCGGCGCTCGCGCCGAATCCCGTCGCCGTCAGTGCCAGGACCGGGGAGAACGTCGACGCGCTCCGCGAGCGGATCGACGAATCATTGCCGGCCCTCGAACGCGAGCGCCTCGTCCTCCCGATGACTGACGACGCGATGAGCGTCGTCTCCTGGATCCACGACCACGCCCACGTCGAGGATGTCGACTACGGCGAGGAAGTCGTCGTCGAGTTCGAGGGTCGGCCCGCTGTCGTCGAACAGTCACGGGCGAAGGCGAGCGATCTCGTCCCCGCGGAGTCGGCGTCCTGA
- a CDS encoding phosphate-starvation-inducible PsiE family protein, with translation MSGDTASSAKQQSSDGGERSKPLADRYTHAMGRFVHGIELAAATVFAVLFAIGVADLTLQIFGAVASGSITDPLVVIGFIDTGLLLLIIVEVYQTVLAYVEENDIRRIVQLVIYTGVIAMVRKVILFRTGEYATIPDALFAAGSYAIIIFALVGLLVAEGIYGSEHANI, from the coding sequence ATGAGCGGTGATACCGCGTCATCCGCCAAACAGCAATCTTCAGACGGCGGCGAACGCTCGAAGCCGCTGGCAGACCGGTATACCCACGCGATGGGTCGGTTTGTTCATGGGATCGAACTCGCCGCCGCAACCGTTTTTGCTGTCCTCTTTGCGATCGGGGTCGCTGATCTCACACTCCAGATCTTCGGGGCTGTCGCCTCGGGAAGCATTACCGATCCACTCGTCGTCATCGGTTTCATCGATACGGGACTCCTCCTGTTGATCATCGTTGAGGTATACCAGACAGTGCTCGCGTACGTCGAAGAGAACGACATCCGGCGCATCGTCCAGCTCGTTATTTACACTGGCGTCATCGCGATGGTCAGAAAAGTCATCCTCTTTCGAACGGGCGAGTATGCGACGATTCCTGACGCCCTGTTCGCCGCCGGGTCCTATGCGATCATCATCTTCGCGCTGGTTGGACTGCTCGTTGCCGAGGGGATCTACGGGAGTGAGCACGCGAATATATGA
- a CDS encoding HTH domain-containing protein produces MGKPGPNPEVVAEDVLEVFRDRADDSEPLTAPEISDDLNCSRRTVLDRLHELAERGHITSKKVGGRSRVWWIPDDNASAHDFPADDPLFSGEPLLSPDDPVDETEIDDVLYSEG; encoded by the coding sequence ATGGGGAAACCAGGCCCGAATCCGGAAGTCGTCGCCGAGGACGTACTCGAAGTCTTCCGCGATCGTGCTGACGATAGCGAGCCGCTTACCGCCCCGGAGATTTCGGACGATCTCAACTGCTCGCGGCGGACAGTGCTCGACCGGCTCCACGAGCTGGCGGAGCGTGGCCACATCACGAGCAAAAAGGTCGGTGGGCGGAGCCGTGTGTGGTGGATCCCGGACGACAATGCATCAGCGCACGATTTCCCGGCGGACGATCCGCTGTTCAGCGGCGAGCCATTGCTTTCTCCTGACGACCCGGTCGACGAGACCGAGATCGACGACGTTCTCTACAGCGAGGGCTGA
- a CDS encoding acyl-CoA thioesterase — protein sequence MPTISDTYLENRWRVQPNHANNYGTVHGGNVMKWMDELGAMSAMRAANEPCVTASIDQMSFHRPIPTGETVIIESYAYETGRTSVKVALDAARENPRTGEREPTTNSRFVFVAIDEDGAPVSVPDLTVDSDRCRRLRERALERERDDS from the coding sequence ATGCCGACGATCAGCGACACCTACCTCGAGAACCGCTGGCGCGTCCAGCCCAACCACGCAAACAATTACGGGACAGTCCACGGCGGCAACGTGATGAAGTGGATGGACGAACTCGGCGCGATGTCGGCGATGCGCGCCGCGAACGAGCCCTGCGTCACGGCCTCGATCGATCAGATGAGCTTCCACCGGCCGATCCCGACCGGCGAGACCGTGATCATCGAATCCTACGCCTACGAGACGGGTCGAACCAGCGTCAAAGTCGCGCTCGACGCCGCCCGCGAGAACCCCCGGACGGGTGAGCGTGAGCCGACGACGAACTCCCGGTTCGTCTTCGTCGCCATCGACGAGGACGGGGCCCCCGTGTCGGTTCCCGATCTGACGGTCGACAGCGACCGCTGCCGGCGACTCCGCGAGCGTGCGCTCGAACGCGAGCGCGATGACAGCTGA
- a CDS encoding PIN domain-containing protein → MSRTVAPGAIPLFIDTGAFYARFVGTAQRHDRATAVFEAIGTGEVAYRPLYTSTYVLDELATLILSHRDHDAATAALERVRESPTTVIQPGRADFDRACEEFARYVDHEISLTDHMSGVLAADRDIEHVFTFDPDHFRTLDFTAVPDDTGEGL, encoded by the coding sequence GTGTCGCGGACTGTTGCTCCGGGCGCGATACCGCTTTTCATCGACACCGGTGCGTTTTACGCCCGGTTCGTAGGGACAGCACAACGGCACGATCGTGCCACGGCGGTGTTCGAAGCGATCGGCACCGGGGAGGTTGCGTATCGGCCGCTGTATACGTCGACCTACGTCCTCGACGAACTGGCGACACTCATCCTCAGCCATCGGGACCACGACGCTGCGACCGCCGCGCTCGAGCGCGTTCGCGAGTCACCGACGACCGTCATCCAGCCGGGCCGGGCGGACTTCGACCGGGCCTGCGAGGAGTTCGCACGCTACGTCGATCACGAGATCTCACTCACGGACCACATGAGCGGTGTGCTGGCTGCCGATCGAGATATCGAGCACGTGTTCACGTTCGATCCTGATCACTTCCGAACGCTTGACTTCACGGCCGTTCCCGACGACACCGGCGAGGGACTGTGA
- a CDS encoding ThuA domain-containing protein, producing MTQNLQALLLGGTAFPFHDIEELGPHIESALSAEGIDAETTTDREELATLPDSDYDILIDYTTDSKMTDAQLSGLLEFVESGGGYAGVHGAAALETTVPADPDDVVGEREEPNPELEALIGGRFIQHPEPEVFDVRIVDSHHPITINREDFQAYDEPYEVVTGDVRVLARMDHPDLGDMPVAWVQSYGDGRSFYTALGHFRSSFEGEARALLGAGVRWAGGRA from the coding sequence ATGACCCAAAATCTGCAGGCACTCCTCCTCGGCGGCACGGCGTTCCCGTTCCACGACATCGAGGAACTCGGTCCGCACATCGAGTCGGCGCTTTCGGCCGAAGGCATCGACGCCGAGACCACGACCGACCGCGAGGAACTCGCAACGTTGCCCGACAGCGACTACGACATCCTGATCGACTACACGACCGACAGCAAGATGACCGACGCCCAGCTGTCAGGGTTGCTCGAGTTCGTCGAGAGCGGCGGTGGGTACGCTGGCGTCCACGGCGCGGCGGCGCTTGAGACCACTGTGCCCGCAGACCCCGACGACGTCGTCGGGGAGCGCGAGGAGCCAAACCCCGAACTCGAGGCACTCATCGGCGGGCGATTCATCCAGCATCCCGAGCCGGAGGTCTTCGACGTCCGGATCGTCGACTCCCACCACCCGATCACAATCAACCGCGAGGACTTCCAGGCTTACGACGAACCCTACGAGGTCGTCACCGGCGACGTGCGCGTCCTCGCGCGGATGGACCACCCCGATCTGGGGGACATGCCGGTCGCCTGGGTGCAATCCTACGGCGACGGTCGGTCCTTTTACACCGCGCTTGGGCACTTCCGGTCGTCATTTGAAGGAGAGGCGCGGGCGCTGCTCGGGGCCGGCGTGCGGTGGGCCGGCGGCCGGGCGTAA
- the rpiA gene encoding ribose-5-phosphate isomerase RpiA: MDEETRDAAKRRASESAVEAVSDGDVVGLGSGSTAEHAIRILGDRVEEGLDIVGVTTSFQAREIAIEKGIDLTTLDETDGHIDVTIDGADQFAGPDLIKGGGAAHAREKIVASATDSLQIVADPTKETDVLDTVVPVEVLPDARTTVANAIREMGGEPELRWAKRKSGPVVTDNGNLLFDADFGAIDDPEGLATEIATIPSVVEHGIFPGYADAVHMGTEDGVTVFEY; the protein is encoded by the coding sequence ATGGACGAGGAAACTCGCGATGCGGCCAAGCGACGGGCAAGCGAGAGTGCGGTCGAAGCCGTCAGCGATGGCGACGTCGTCGGCCTCGGCAGCGGTTCCACGGCCGAGCACGCCATCCGCATCCTCGGCGATCGAGTCGAGGAGGGGCTGGACATCGTCGGCGTGACGACCTCCTTTCAGGCTCGCGAGATCGCCATCGAGAAGGGGATCGACCTCACGACGCTGGACGAAACTGACGGCCACATCGACGTGACGATCGACGGCGCGGACCAGTTCGCCGGCCCGGATCTGATCAAGGGCGGCGGCGCGGCCCACGCCCGCGAGAAGATCGTCGCCAGCGCGACCGACAGCCTCCAGATCGTCGCCGATCCGACCAAGGAGACCGACGTGCTGGACACCGTGGTCCCCGTCGAAGTCCTCCCCGACGCCCGGACGACGGTCGCGAATGCCATCCGCGAGATGGGCGGCGAACCCGAACTCCGGTGGGCCAAGCGCAAGAGCGGCCCCGTGGTGACTGACAACGGGAATCTTCTCTTCGATGCTGACTTCGGCGCGATCGACGATCCCGAGGGACTCGCGACGGAGATCGCGACGATCCCCAGCGTGGTCGAACACGGGATCTTCCCCGGCTACGCCGACGCCGTTCACATGGGGACTGAGGACGGTGTGACCGTCTTCGAGTACTGA
- a CDS encoding methyl-accepting chemotaxis protein, translated as MERTEPINTGDFSRFDGLTRRIREAVRYVPNGRSIPQASWRRRHRNIVVLILAHVPFLFLLGTYEGTESVVTGATIPAIPVTHVLAELAIVVALALAAAIPRLPRRARTALATTGLLSTSVVLVHLSGGFIEAHFHFFVGMAVVAVYEDWLPFGLGIGYVVLTHGVFGMINPSRVYNHTAAINNPWAWGFIHGIFVLALAIALMSQWYSTERSREEARAQLREAREKSREIEDLEAKQAEIEEARAEAQEMKAEAQARQAEIERANQRLEATADAYSATIRQAADGDLTARLDTDVENEAMAQIATAFNGMVTETATAMAELQSFAEAVAEASADATAGTDEAASASAEVSDAVTEIASATADQREMLDALSGELSNLSAGVEEVAASAEAVAERSHETARIADEGEQTAQGAIEDARQARDAIDSTVRNVESLDDRMAEIGEIVELIGDIAERTNMLALNANIEAARASGDGNSGDGFAVVADEVKSLAEQTQASAGDIESLITAVKTETERTVEEARTAEQYVLEAVEAVETVAEAFGQVATNAEETDEGIQEISATTDDQATSTESAVSAIEDVADGSRTVAAESESASAAAQQQTASMSQINTTVESLSDRAARLQALLSNFEVPDGGGERNRPADGGRME; from the coding sequence ATGGAACGCACCGAACCGATCAATACCGGCGATTTTTCCCGGTTCGATGGGTTGACACGCCGAATACGGGAAGCGGTGAGATACGTGCCGAACGGGCGGTCGATACCCCAGGCGTCCTGGCGGCGTCGACACCGGAACATCGTCGTACTGATACTTGCACACGTCCCCTTCCTGTTTCTGCTTGGAACGTACGAGGGGACGGAATCGGTCGTGACCGGCGCGACGATCCCGGCGATCCCGGTGACACACGTCCTGGCCGAACTCGCGATCGTGGTCGCCCTCGCCCTGGCGGCGGCAATCCCACGACTCCCCCGGCGGGCACGGACCGCGCTGGCGACGACGGGACTGTTGTCGACATCGGTCGTGCTGGTCCACCTTTCCGGCGGGTTCATCGAGGCGCACTTTCACTTCTTCGTCGGGATGGCCGTCGTCGCGGTCTACGAGGACTGGCTGCCGTTCGGGCTTGGAATCGGGTACGTCGTGCTTACCCACGGCGTCTTCGGCATGATAAACCCGAGTCGCGTCTACAACCATACCGCCGCGATAAACAACCCCTGGGCGTGGGGGTTCATCCATGGGATCTTCGTTCTGGCGCTGGCCATCGCACTGATGTCTCAATGGTACTCGACTGAGCGCTCCCGCGAGGAGGCCCGCGCACAACTTCGGGAAGCCCGGGAGAAGAGCCGGGAGATCGAGGATCTCGAAGCCAAACAGGCCGAAATCGAGGAGGCACGGGCAGAGGCCCAGGAGATGAAGGCCGAGGCCCAGGCCCGCCAGGCTGAAATCGAGCGAGCAAACCAGCGTCTCGAAGCGACGGCCGACGCCTACAGCGCCACGATTCGACAGGCTGCCGACGGCGACCTCACGGCCCGACTCGACACCGACGTCGAGAACGAGGCTATGGCCCAGATCGCCACCGCGTTCAACGGGATGGTGACGGAGACGGCCACGGCGATGGCGGAACTCCAGTCCTTCGCCGAGGCCGTCGCCGAGGCGAGCGCTGACGCGACCGCCGGGACGGATGAAGCCGCGAGCGCGAGCGCGGAGGTAAGCGACGCAGTCACGGAGATCGCGAGCGCGACGGCCGATCAGCGGGAGATGCTCGACGCGCTCTCCGGGGAACTGTCGAACCTCTCGGCGGGCGTCGAGGAGGTGGCAGCCTCGGCCGAAGCGGTCGCCGAGCGCTCACACGAGACGGCTCGCATCGCCGACGAAGGCGAACAGACGGCCCAGGGGGCGATCGAGGACGCCCGACAGGCCCGGGACGCGATCGACTCTACCGTCCGGAACGTCGAATCCCTCGACGATCGAATGGCCGAAATCGGGGAGATCGTCGAACTAATCGGCGACATCGCCGAGCGGACGAACATGCTGGCGCTGAACGCCAACATAGAGGCAGCCCGGGCGTCCGGCGACGGGAACAGCGGCGACGGGTTCGCCGTGGTTGCCGACGAGGTCAAGAGTCTGGCCGAGCAGACCCAGGCATCGGCGGGCGACATCGAGTCGCTCATCACGGCAGTCAAGACAGAAACCGAACGGACCGTCGAGGAGGCGCGGACGGCCGAACAGTACGTCCTCGAAGCGGTCGAGGCCGTCGAGACAGTGGCCGAGGCGTTCGGACAGGTCGCGACCAACGCCGAGGAGACCGACGAGGGGATCCAGGAAATCAGCGCGACGACCGACGACCAGGCCACGAGCACCGAATCCGCCGTCTCGGCGATCGAGGATGTCGCCGACGGCAGCCGGACGGTCGCGGCCGAAAGCGAAAGTGCCTCGGCAGCGGCCCAACAGCAGACCGCGTCGATGTCCCAGATCAACACCACCGTCGAATCGCTCAGCGATCGCGCCGCTCGGCTCCAGGCACTGCTATCGAACTTCGAAGTCCCCGATGGCGGTGGCGAACGGAATAGGCCGGCCGACGGTGGACGTATGGAATAG